The genomic stretch CGGTGGGGGGTCCGCGTCGCTGGGCGGCGCTGCGCGCCGCGGGTGTGGTCGGCGTCGCTGGCGCTTCCCGCCGCCCACCTGGGTCGGGTCGGTGGGGGGGTCCGCGTCGCTGGGCGGCGCTGCGCGCCGCAGGTGTGGTCGGCGTCGCTGGCGCTTCCCGCCGCCCACCCGGGTTCGGCGTCGTGGCGGGACGGGGTCGCATGAAGCGCCGCCTGTGCGGTCGGTGGACCCGGGTCGATCGGTAGGATCCCGGCGTGTCGAACCCTCGCTACCGCTGCTCGGCGTGCGGAAACCTCACCCGCTTCGACGTGACCACCACCCGCCGCACGCGGGCCTACCACCACTACTCGGTGGGCGGCGAGCTCGACGTGGAGCACGAGGAGGTCCTCGACGAGCACGTCGAGGAGGTGACCTGCCGTTGGTGCGGTCCCGCCGGCTCGGTGCACCCGGTCGAGCCCGACGTGGTCGCCGACGACGTCGGTCGCTGAGTGGGCCGAACCGTCAGGCCCAGCCGCCCGCGTAGGCGACGAACTGCCCGGTGGTGAAGTTGCTCGTCCCGTCGAGGAACACCCCGCAGAACGCCGCGAACTCCTCCATGGTCCCGAGACGGCGCATCGGGACCTGCGCCTCGACTCGTTCCCGCCCCTCCGGCTCGGTGGCGCCCGTGGCGGCGAGGAACGCCGGGAAGTCCATGAAGTTGGTCCCCACGGCGTTCACCTGGACGCCGGCGCGGGCCACCTCGCCGGCCACGTTGCGGGCCAGCATCGTCGCCCCGGCCCGGGCCGCCGAATAGAGGGGTGCGCCGGGGGTGGGGCGGGAGCCGGCCGCGCTGGTGATCACCAGCACCTGACCGCCGCCCCTGTCCACCATCGGGGGGACCACCGTCTTGAGGAAGTGGTACGGCGCCATCATGCAGCCGTCGATCACCGTGGCGAAGTCCTCGGCCGTGGAGTCGACGAAGCGGCCTCCGACGATGCGACCCGAAGCCGCCACGGCGGCGTCGAGGCGGGCGAACCGCGTGAGTGCGGCGTCGACCAGGCGGGGGGCCGCGTCGGGTCGAGACAGGTCGCCCACGCCGGTCACCACCTCGACCCGAACGCCCCGGCCCGTCAGCTCCTCCACGAGGTCCGGGTCGGCGTCGCCGAGCACCAGGTCGTGGTCCCGGGCCGCGAGCACCCGGGCCAGCGCCGGGCCCACGTAGTTGCGAGCGTCGGCCACGATGGCGACCCGACGGTCGGACACGGTCGCTCAGCCCTGCCGCGAGGGCGAGATGACCTTGGCGCCGAAGGCGGCGAGGCCCTCGAGGGCGCTGTCCAGGCTGTCACCGGGCACACCGGCGTCGCTCCAGGTGACGCCGAGGGCGGCCAGCTCGCCGAGCTCGTCGAGGTAGCGCTCCGCGGGGAAGTCGTCCGCGCGGGGGTCGCCCCCGACGAACGGCCCGAAGGCGATGTCGATGCTCGCCGGATCGCGGTCCTGGGCCTCGACCATCACCCAGAGCTCGTCGAGCATCCCGGCCAGGTCGTCCGCCGTCTCGAGCGGGAGCGTGCGGGCGGTGGTGGCGAGGGTGCGGTCCGCGGGGAAGGGCTTCCACCCGGACGCTGCTCTGGCCACGCGCCGGCGCGAGAGCTTGCTGTTGCCGCCGATCCAGATCGGCGGCGGGGACGCGGGCTTGGGGTTGGCGGTCTGGCCCCGGGCCTCGAAGTGGAGGCCCTCGTAGGCGAAGTCGTCCTGGGTCCAGATCCCCTGGAGGACGTCGAGGGCCTCGTCGAAGAGGGCGTTGCGCTCCTCGAAGTCCACGCCGAGCGCCTTGTACTCGCCGCGCAGGTAGCCGGTGGCGACGGCCAGGATGAAGCGCCCCCCGGACAGGACGTCGAGGCTGGCCACCGCCTTGGCCACCACGAAGGGGTTGCGGTACGGCAGCACCAGGATGTTCGGGATGAGGTGCAGGCGCTCGGTGACGGCCGCGCAGTAGGAGAGGGCCACGAAGGGGTCGAGGGCGTCGTGCCCGCCGGCGCGCAGCCACCGGTCGGTGGGGGCCGGGTGGTCGGTGAAGCTGACGGCGTCGAAGCCGGCGGCCTCGGCGGCGCGGGCGAAGCGGATGACGGCGT from Acidimicrobiales bacterium encodes the following:
- a CDS encoding SDR family oxidoreductase; this encodes MADARNYVGPALARVLAARDHDLVLGDADPDLVEELTGRGVRVEVVTGVGDLSRPDAAPRLVDAALTRFARLDAAVAASGRIVGGRFVDSTAEDFATVIDGCMMAPYHFLKTVVPPMVDRGGGQVLVITSAAGSRPTPGAPLYSAARAGATMLARNVAGEVARAGVQVNAVGTNFMDFPAFLAATGATEPEGRERVEAQVPMRRLGTMEEFAAFCGVFLDGTSNFTTGQFVAYAGGWA
- a CDS encoding LLM class F420-dependent oxidoreductase, encoding MKFSVTFPIVAGPYDPAFLTGDAVIRFARAAEAAGFDAVSFTDHPAPTDRWLRAGGHDALDPFVALSYCAAVTERLHLIPNILVLPYRNPFVVAKAVASLDVLSGGRFILAVATGYLRGEYKALGVDFEERNALFDEALDVLQGIWTQDDFAYEGLHFEARGQTANPKPASPPPIWIGGNSKLSRRRVARAASGWKPFPADRTLATTARTLPLETADDLAGMLDELWVMVEAQDRDPASIDIAFGPFVGGDPRADDFPAERYLDELGELAALGVTWSDAGVPGDSLDSALEGLAAFGAKVISPSRQG